The following DNA comes from Dioscorea cayenensis subsp. rotundata cultivar TDr96_F1 unplaced genomic scaffold, TDr96_F1_v2_PseudoChromosome.rev07_lg8_w22 25.fasta BLBR01001396.1, whole genome shotgun sequence.
ATTCAACAATTCTTGATTCACTAGGAAGGATTTGATCATGGAGATGACTCATGGGAATATTATTTTCACATGGCTCAAGCTTATCTTGCATTTGACCTTGAGGATAATTAAGGTCATACCTATTGTGCGGAGGGCGTAATGTTTTGAATTCTGTCCAAAGCTATGTATATAAGGTGCCAAAATCTATTGAACTTAACCAACCTCAAGTGTTGCCACGAGACCAGAAGATTCAAATCTAGCAACAACcaattaaaaggaaaataatggCCTAGCGTGGAGAAAGATTGAGCGCAAGTGTAGGGTCAGCCCACGCCTCTCTAGGTTCGTTGTTTGAGTTATACCATGTCCAATAAGGGTGAGGCAAGACACATGACTAATGTTTGTTAGGATGAGCCtgaaaaacaagagttaaaAGGCTTGTAGAGGGATGGAAAAGAGGGCAAGCAATTAGAAGAAGAAGTCAGGCATGTTCTCTGGTTTTCTCCGGTGAGTTCTTTAGTGGCCGCCGTCGAGAGGGAGTAATCCCAGTTATAGTACTATTTTTAGTTGTAATTCTTATGGATCTATTCATTTCTATTGTTTGAATTGTGTTTTGAAGCTTATTTTTAACTTGAACTCTGTTGATGTTGGTGATTTGGTTGCTTAAATAGCTGCAAAGATTACTCTGGAGTTGATTGTTTGAGTGAATTGAATTGCAACTTAGTTTTCATAAAATTGTTGCTTGATTTCACAACATGTTGTTAAGCCACCATAACTGATACACCTTTGTATCTACATATTTCTTTGATACCTTTAAGTGAGGATGCTTGTCGcctatttattaaagaaaaaaaatctcttaaaaaATCTACAAATTCTAAGTTAACCTCAAACTTGAATATACGGCTTAATATAGATCTTCGTTTACATTCTATTATCCTACCAAACTAAAAGTTCTTATGCCCTAGCCAGGTTAAATATATAAGATTGtttacattttaatttaattaaaaaatcatcttTTGTTTATCTGTTAAGATGTGCTTGTTCATGTCTTCCATAGCTATatgtttgtaaattaattagttttccgaaaaaaaatttagataaatatagttaatagaattttaatgttttataattgtTGCGCTCCtcgcatgtatatatatatatatatatatttataattcctcattattttttaatatgtatcaATTTATTCCTGTATAATATGAATTATTTACATATAAATCTTGAGGGAAAGGGAGACTAGAGAAATTTCTCTAATCATGTGTACAGAATATCATATTTATACTAGTTATCtcattttctaaataataaatgttaTGATTAATTAGGAAAACTCTTGGTTTAcacatcctattttttaaataacgattttctaattaattgacttatatatttattttaattgcataatCACTCACAAACAAACGGAaaagatttatttgttttagaaaCTTATGAGATtgcaaacattaattaaaatacaagaactattttatattatctattatattttattttgataacgAACTTAAGAAAAGCTCACGAGTACTTAcccctctatttttttattaattttaaattttattaataaaaccaATCAATTAATAAACATCAAAGAGAAGTTACATGTTCAGAGTTGAAAGGCACGCTTTTATAAAGCATATCATTTCAATTTCATacaattatattaattgttCACTAACTATATATAGGTGtaacataaaattatatatatttatatatatatatacccacacTATTAGCCTTATGTGTGAAAATAAAAGGCGGAACAACTAAGCAAAAACTTTAATGGTCAACATCATGATCTCTTAATTCAAAACActagtataattaattaatactaaaaaCTTATATCAAAAACAGATATGTAACTAGAGTGCCACATCTTGATGATCATTACACAAACAAGAGCccatatttttacttatttataacCTTTTTCTATTACACAGAGTAAATTAACCATACATGGTGATGCAAAGAGTTATATTTCTCtcacacaaacatatatatgctTACTTTCGTTATACattcttacatatatatatatatatatatatataatattattaaaatatcatatacctatatatatatatatgtatatattaactTCCTTTATTATTATACAATAATCATTATAGCAAGGATCATATTAATTAAGGATGACCACCATAGTAACCACCTTGAGGAATGCCACCAAAGTATGGACCACCAAGGCCAAAGCCCGGTTGGTAGCCACCGAAATAGCCACCACCTGGTTGGTAGCCATAACCGTATCCAGAGCCGCTCCCCGGGAGCCATCCTTGTCCTCCATATGTATTTTTCTCCTCATAAATTTCTTTGTTAGCCTTCTCTTCTGTGTCAAATAAGGTTTATTTATGTCttggaaatataaaaattcaaatggttttataattaaatgaagaaaaagtttagGGTTTACCAGTTTGCTGAGCTAGTTCACGAGCTGAAACCACTTCAAAGGAGAGAAGGAGAATGATTCCCAAAAGGCCAATCAAAACAAACAGAGACTTAGAAGCAGCCATGATAACTAACTAATTAAGAGACGATGATCAATAGAAATAAAGAGCAGACAAGTGAAGAACAGTAGCTTCACTTGCCTTCTATTTATAGGTATAAATGATGATCATCCCTTGCAAAATTAATGATACGTGAACGTCCTTTCATACATGCAGTTGGGCTAGTTGGCTGTTGCTAATCAATTAAAGCTATATATGGTATAATTTTTTACTTGACCTTTTGTACTTGTTCCAACTTTGTGTATGTGGAGCAAAAGGATTCACATAAACTTGGTGAATGGGATAGTGATTGAGAAATTTCAAGCTcttaatttgtttcttgatGAAATTGTTCTCAATTAATAAGCACATATAGCCAGTTGGGAGATATTGTCATAAATGGCAACATAACAGTTCTATTTAGAGGACAGGTttcttttagatttatatatttgtgtgtgcgTGACAGAACTAGCACCAATGTTAAAGGGGTGCTCACTtcactttaaaaatattataaatgttaaaaattttatattaatttaaatttaagattataataattaatattttaaaaatataaacatatacgtATCTACTACAATTACAAAGTTGGGGGTTGAATTGGGTGGCTTTTCCTATCATTTATCAgtacaatttttcatataatttttcaagATAAAATTAAGGGATatctacaaataaaaatatctaatttaaataaaacagaataaacttttaataaattttaataattttatgataaaacattaaattatgaatatatttaaagactataaataaaaatatataatacaaataaatcatGAAGAAACTTTTACTAAAgttctaataattttataataaaaacattgaattaatcttaaaaaatatttattatttttgaaataaattattaaataaaattgaaaataaataaatagtttagatATGAAATGGGAATGATCAAGAATTACAATCAAATACAAAAgacttttaatttaaaaggaTAGTTGAGATGATTTAgtattgatttatattaaatttaaaattaaatatattagttgattataattaataaatattataattataataatgaagGTTTAAAATCAATGAAGCAGCATTCAAgtccaaggttgtcagacccgatTAAGCCCAAGGATCAAGGGTCGATGGGTTCGACCTAATAAAACCGAGGTTGAACCgagatcaataataaaatattaaaaaattatattataataattaataatgataaaaataatataacttatattttattaattaaaaacacagttaattaaatataatatttaaaactttaattacatatatatattttttatttttaaaatatctcaaatacaattaaatttaatatttaaaattttaatttcatataatatcattaaccttaaaaatataaaatgttaaaaaaaaacttaataattaTCTCGGGAC
Coding sequences within:
- the LOC120256331 gene encoding holotricin-3-like isoform X2; translated protein: MAASKSLFVLIGLLGIILLLSFEVVSARELAQQTEKANKEIYEEKNTYGGQGWLPGSGSGYGYGYQPGGGYFGGYQPGFGLGGPYFGGIPQGGYYGGHP
- the LOC120256331 gene encoding holotricin-3-like isoform X1: MAASKSLFVLIGLLGIILLLSFEVVSARELAQQTEEKANKEIYEEKNTYGGQGWLPGSGSGYGYGYQPGGGYFGGYQPGFGLGGPYFGGIPQGGYYGGHP